The following proteins are encoded in a genomic region of Zea mays cultivar B73 unplaced genomic scaffold, Zm-B73-REFERENCE-NAM-5.0 scaffold_612, whole genome shotgun sequence:
- the LOC118475744 gene encoding LOB domain-containing protein CRL1-like, which yields MTGFGSPCGACKFLRRKCVRGCVFAPYFCHEQGAAHFAAIHKVFGASNVSKLLAHLPLADRAEAAVTISYEAQARLRDPIYGCVAHIFALQQQVMTLQAQLASLKAQAAQGQQGVHEDAKGYVGSAAAEQLGYGYPWCSGNGGAAAAAAGAVGAPAAQPGAYGNGAHESLTALLGSSDYMQQSLYHAFEQAGADDDDGRQGYAFEAAAESSSLGAEESGWRSSSGYQDCEDLQSVAYAYLNHRS from the exons ATGACGGGGTTCGGGTCACCGTGCGGGGCGTGCAAGTTCCTGCGCCGCAAGTGCGTGCGCGGCTGCGTCTTCGCGCCCTACTTCTGCCACGAGCAGGGCGCGGCGCACTTCGCCGCCATCCACAAGGTGTTCGGCGCCAGCAACGTGTCCAAGCTGCTCGCGCACCTGCCGCTCGCCGACCGCGCCGAGGCCGCCGTCACCATCTCCTACGAGGCGCAGGCGAGGCTGCGGGACCCCATCTATGGCTGCGTCGCCCACATCTTCGCGCTACAGCAGCAG GTTATGACCCTGCAGGCGCAGCTGGCGTCGCTCAAGGCGCAGGCGGCGCAGGGGCAGCAGGGCGTGCACGAAGACGCCAAGGGCTACGTGGGCAGCGCCGCCGCGGAGCAGCTAGGGTACGGCTACCCCTGGTGCAGCGGCAATGGAGgcgccgcagcagcagcagcaggcgccgTGGGCGCGCCCGCCGCGCAGCCGGGCGCGTACGGCAATGGCGCGCACGAGTCCCTGACCGCGCTGCTGGGGTCGTCGGACTACATGCAGCAGTCGCTGTACCACGCGTTCGAGCAGGCCGGCGCGGACGACGACGACGGCCGGCAGGGGTACGCCTTCGAGGCAGCGGCGGAGTCCTCGTCGCTCGGGGCGGAGGAGAGCGGGTGGAGGTCGTCGTCGGGGTACCAAGACTGCGAGGACCTGCAGAGCGTGGCTTACGCTTACCTGAACCATCGCTCGTAA